The genomic window CACCGTTACCCATCCGGACGTAAGCCGCTACTTCATGACGATCCCCGAGGCCTGCCTGTTGATTCTGCAGGCCGCAGCATCGTCTTCGCGCGGGGCCATCTATATGCTGGACATGGGCGAGCCGGTGTTCATTCGACATCTTGCCGAGCAGATGATCCGCCTGGCCGGCAAGCAGCCGGGGGTCGATATTCCGATCATCTATACCGGCTTGCGGCCCGGTGAGAAGCTGCACGAAAGCCTGTTCTATGAAGATGAGAACTGTCAGCCCACTGCACATCCCAAGGTAATGGCGGCAGGGGTGCGCGAGTTTTCCCCCGAGCTGGTATTGAGCAATGTAACCGCACTGCGAAAGGCGGTTGCCGCCTACGATATTGAAGCGATGCGGCATATCCTGGGCAGCACGATCCCCGAGTTCATGCCCGCCAACGATGTAGCCGCGCAGGCAGGCACTGCCAACATAGTGCCGTTCCCCACCTCCAAAGAAGTCGGAAGAAGCCACTGATGCAGGGTCGTATTAGAAAAGCAGTGTTTCCCGTCGCCGGGCTTGGAACCCGGTTCCTGCCCGCAACCAAGACCGTACCGAAGGAAATGTTGCCGATCATCGACCGGCCGCTTATCCAGTACGCGGTCGACGAGGCTATCGAGGCCGGTTGCGACACCTTGATTTTCATCACCAACCGCTACAAGCATGCGGTCGCGGACTACTTCGACAAGGCTTACGAGCTGGAGCAGAAGCTGGAGCGCGCTGGCAAGCAGGAGCAGTTGGAGCTGATCCGGCATGTGCTGCCCAAGGGTGTACGCGCGGTGTTCGTGACCCAGGCCGAGGCGCTGGGCCTGGGCCATGCCGTGCTCTGTGCCAAGGCCATTGTGGGCGACGAGCCGTTTGCGGTTCTGCTGCCAGATGACCTTATCTGGAATCGTGGCGAAGGCGCCTTGAAGCAGATGGCCGACCTCAACGAGGCCAGTGGGGCCAGCGTCATCGCGGTGGAAGACGTGCCGCACGACAAGACCGGCAGCTACGGCATCGTGGCCACCGACAAGTTTGATGGTCGCAAGGGGCATATCACCCAGATCGTCGAGAAGCCCAAGCCGGAAGATGCCCCAAGCGACCTGGCGGTTGTTGGCCGCTACGTGCTCAGCCCGAAGATCTTCGATCTGCTGGAGGCGACCGGCACTGGCGCCGGTGGCGAGATCCAGTTGACCGACGCGATCGCGCAGCTGCTGAAGAGTGAGCCGGTGGACGCCTATCGTTTTGAAGGCAAGCGTTTTGACTGCGGTACGCATCTGGGCTTGGTCGAGGCGACCGTCCGCTTCGCGCTGGAGAACGAGAAGCTGGCTGGGCCGGCGCGCGCGATGATGCAGAAGATGCTGGCGGAGTAAGCACCGGGAAGCATTCTGGACGCTGATGTCGTCCGTCGGTTTGGTGGAGTGGAAAGGCAGCCGCAAGGCTGCCTTTCTGTTTCTGGGGTAAGGCTGCTGCAAACTCCGCGCTAAGAGCTCCCCTCTCCCCAACCCCTCTCCCGCAAGGGGAGAGGGACTAATGCACCGCGAGCGCAAGCATCCTGTGCAACTGCAACTGCAACTGCAACTGCAGCTGTAGCCCCTCTCCCCTTGCGGGAGAGGGGTTGGGGAGAGGGGGGGCTCTTCGCAGTAAACGTGGCAGAAAAAAAAAGGCGGCCTTGCGGCCGCCTTCCTCAATCAATCTTGCAACAAACCGCTTACAGCGATTCAAAAATACCCGCAGCGCCCATGCCGGTACCAATACACATGGTCACCATGCCGTACTTCTGCTGGCGACGGCGCAGGCCGTGCAGCAGGGTGGCGGTACGGATCGCGCCGGTGGCACCCAGCGGGTGGCCCAGGGCAATGGCGCCGCCCAGCGGGTTGACCTTTGACGGGTCCAGGCCGCAGTCACGGATGACTGCCAGTGACTGTGCGGCAAAGGCTTCGTTGAGTTCGATCCAGTCCAGCTGGTCCTGGCTCAGGCCAGCCTGCTTCAAGGCCTTGGGGATAGCGGCGATCGGGCCGATGCCCATCACTTCCGCACGCACGCCGGCGACCGAGAAGCTGACGAATCGGGCCAACGGGGTCAGGCCGTAATCCTTGATCGCCTGTTCCGATGCCAGCAACACCGCACCGGCACCGTCGCTCATCTGCGAGGAGTTGCCGGCGGTGACCGAACCGCCGAACTGGCCGTTGCGGAACACCGGGCGCAGCTTGGCCAGGCCTTCTGCCGAAGAGTCCAGGCGCGGGCCTTCGTCGGTATCGGCCAGCTTGTTGCGGGTGATGATGCGCTTGCCATCGGCCAGGTCAGGCAGGTGCGAAACAATCTCGTAGGGGCTGATCTCGTCCTTGAACTCGCCGTTCTGGATCGCAGCGATGGCCTTCTGGTGCGAGGCCAGGGCGAACGCATCCTGTTCTTCGCGCGAGACCTTCCATTCTTCGGCGACCTTCTCGGCGGTGATGCCCATGCCGTAAGCAATGGCGACGTGGTCGTTGTCGAACACGCTCGGTGCCATCGCGATCTTGTTGCCCATCATCGGCACCATCGACATCGACTCGGTGCCGCCGGCCAGCATCAGGTCGCTGTTGCCCAGGCGGATCTGGTCGGCGGCCATGGCCACGGCCTGCAGGCCGGACGAGCAGAAGCGGTTCACCGTCTGCGCGGCGATGGTGTTGGGCAGGCCAGCCAGCAGCACGCCGATGCGCGCCACGTTCATGCCTTGCTCGGCTTCAGGCATGGCGCAGCCGATGATGGCGTCGTCGATGCGGTTGACGTCCACGCCCGGGGCCTGGGCGACCACGGAGCGAAGCACGTGGGCGAGCATGTCGTCCGGACGGGTGTTGCGGAACATGCCCTTGGGCGCCTTGCCAACCGGGGTGCGGGTGGCGGCGACGATGTAGGCGTCCTGGATTTGCTTGGTCATTGCAGTGATCTCTTCAATAGGTGTGAGCGTGAGGGCGGGCGAGGGGGGCACTGGCAGCGCCACCCCGAGGCACGCTCACTCAGTTCCGCAGCGGCTTGCCGGTGGTCAGCATGTGCGCGATGCGGGCCTGGGTCTTTTCCTGCTGGGCCAGTTCAACAAAGTGCTTGCGCTCCAGGGTCAGCAGCCACTCTTCGTCGACCAGCGTGTTGCGATCGACCTTGCCGCCGCACAGTACGGTGGCGATGCGCTCGGCGATCTCGTAGTCGTAGGGGCTGATGAAGCGGCCTTCGAGCATGTTGACCAGCATCATCTTGAAGGTGGCGATGCCGACGTCACCGGCCACGCGGATGCGGCGTGCCGGCAGCGGCGGACGGTAGCCGCCTTCGGCCAATGCGGTGACTTCGGCCTTGGCGATGTGCAGCAGCTCGAAGCTGTTGAACACGACCTTGTCGGTACCGCGCATCAGGCCCAGTTCCTTGGCGTTGACCGCAGAGTTGGAGACCTTGGCCATGGCCACGGTTTCAAAGGTCTTCTTCAGCTCGGCGAACACATCGCCGTCCGCACCAGCGGCCTGCGAGGCACGCACGGCGATTTCCTTCAGGCCACCACCGGCCGGCAGCAGGCCGACGCCGGCTTCGACCAGACCGATATAGCTTTCCAGCGCTGCAACCGACTTGGCCGCATGCATCTGGAATTCACAGCCGCCGCCCAAAGCCAGGCCGCGAACCGCGGTGACAACCGGCACAGTGGCGTACTTGATGCGCTGGCTGGTGCGCTGGAAGTTGGCAACCATCGCTTCAAACTCGGCGAACTTGCCGGCCTTCAAGGCGCCAAGCGCGCCGGACAGGTCAGCACCGGCAGAGAAGGGCTCCTTGTTCTGCCAGATCACCACGCCCTTGAACTGCTTCTCCGACAGGCCGATGGCATGCTGGATGCCGTCCAATACTTGGTCGGAGACGGTGTTCATCTTGGTCTTGAAGCTGATGACGCCGATGCCGTCACCGTCGGTCCACAGGCGGATGCCGTCGTTCTCGAATACGGTCTCGCCCTGGGCGAACTTCTCGCCCAGCAGTGCATCCGGGAAGCGCTGGCGCTGGTAGACCGGCAGCGACGAACGCGGCACCAGTGCATTCTGCGTCGGGCTGTAGCTGCCTTCGGCGGCATGCACGCCGTCACGGCCGTCCAGCACCCAGGCCGGCAGCGGCGCATTGCTCATGCTCTTGCCAGCGGCGATGTCGTCGGCGATCCATTGCGCAACCTGCTTCCAGCCGGCAGCCTGCCAGGTCTCGAACGGGCCCAGCGACCAGCCGTAGCCCCAGCGGATAGCCAGGTCCACGTCGCGTGCGGTTTCGGCGATATCGGCCAGGTGGTAGGCGCTGTAATGGAACAGGTCGCGGAAGGTCGCCCACAGGAACTGCGCGTGCGGGTGCTGGCTTTCGCGCAGCTTGGCGAACTTCTCGGCCGGGTTTTTGATCTTCAGGATCTCGACCACTTCCGGCGCGGCAGCGCGGTCGGCTGGACGGTAGTCCTGCTTCTCGATGTCGAGAACCATGATGTCCTTGCCGACCTTGCGGAAGATGCCAGCGCCGGTCTTCTGGCCCAGTGCACCCTTGCTGATCAGCGCGCCCAGCCATGCCGGCGCGTTGAAGTACTTGTGCCACGGGTCGTCAGGCAGGGTGTCGCCCATGGTCTTGATGACGTGGGCCATGGTGTCCAGGCCAACCACGTCGGAGGTGCGGTAGGTCGCCGACTTTGGGCGCCCGACCAGCGGGCCGGTCAGGCCGTCCACTTCATCAAAGCCCAGGCCGAACTGCTGGGTGTGGTGGATGGTGGACAGGATCGAGAACACGCCGATGCGGTTGCCGATGAAGTTCGGGGTGTCCTTGGCGTAGACCACGCCCTTGCCCAGGTTGGTGGTCAGGAAGGTTTCCAGACCTTCCAGCACCGCCTTGTCTGTGGCCTTGGCCGGGATCAGCTCGGCCAGGTGCATGTAGCGCGGCGGGTTGAAGAAATGCACGCCGGTCAAGCGGTGGCGCAGCTCTTCCGGCAGCACGTCGGCCAGCTTGTTGATGCCCAGGCCCGAGGTGTTGGAAGCCAGCACCGCGTGTTCGTTCACGAACGGCGCGATCTTCTTGTACAGGTCCTGCTTCCAATCCATGCGTTCAGCGATGGCTTCGATGATCAGGTCGCAGTCGCGCAGCTGCTCCAGGCCGGAGTCGTAGTTGGCCGGGGTGATGGCTTCGGCCAGCGCCTTGCTGGCCAACGGTGCCGGGCTCAGCTTGCCCAGGTTGGCAATGGCCTTGAGCACGATGCCGTCGGCAGGACCTTCCTTGGCGGCCAGGTCGAACAACACCGTGTCGACGCCGGCATTGGTCAGGTGGGCGGCGATCTGCGCACCCATGACGCCTGCGCCAAGGACGGCGGCGCGGCGGACAAGCAGGGAATTGGACATATCGATAAACCTTTGGTCTGCGATGACGGTTGGATCAGGAAACGGCGGGGGAGGCCGGGCTGCGCACGCTGGCGCGGAAACCGGCTTCGGCGAAATGGATCAGTTCCTGCGCGGCCTTGCTGCGGTGCTCGGCCTCGCTGATGTTGGCTGGGCGTTTGATCAGCCCGAAATCGGCCATGGCGTAGGTCAGCGAACCGGCCAGGAAGTCCAGGCGCCAGTACAGCTCTTCCTTGCTCAGGCCCGGCACGCAGGCGCCGATGGCCTTGCCGAACTCGCGCAATACATGGCCGTAGTGATCGGACAGGAACTTGCGCAGGTTGTCGTTCTTCTCGGCATAGGCGCGGGCGATGACGCGGACGAACGCGCCGCCGCTCTGGCGGTCCTGGGCCAAGGCCAGGGCCGGCTCGACGAAGGCGGCCAGCACCGCGCGCAGCTCGCCCGGGTGGGCGCTGCGGGCCTGTTCCAGCTGGCCCAGGCGGGCGGCGGTCATCTCGTCCATGCGGCGGCGGAACACTTCATTGACCAGGTTGTCCTTGGACCCGAAGTGGTAGTTGACCGCAGCGATGTTTACATCGGCGTGACTGGTCACCTGGCGCAGCGAGGTGCCGGCAAAGCCGTACTGGGCGAACAGTTCCTCGGCCGCGCCGAGAATGCGGTCCTTGGTGGAGAAGCTGGCGGGTTTGCCCATGGCTGGCTCAATCAATCAAACGATTGTTTGGATCCTACGCCCGCCGGCTCGTTCAGGTCATGCTGCGTTGCAACATCATTTATCTGCCGCTGTGCAAAGGCCCGGGTCACCCGGTAGAATTAGCCACCGCAATTCAGGCTAAGCCCGCGTCCGCACGCGGGTTTTTTTTAATGTACCCTCGGGCCGACCGGCCCAATAACGGAGAATTCCCATGGCGCTGGAGCGCACTCTTTCCATCATCAAGCCCGACGCCGTTGCCAAGAACGTGATCGGCGAAATCTACGCCCGCTTCGAAAAGGCCGGCCTGAAGGTTGTGGCTGCCAAGTACAAGCAGCTGTCGCGCCGTGAAGCCGAAGGCTTCTATGCGGTGCACCGCGAGCGTCCGTTCTTCAACGCGCTGGTCGAGTTCATGATCTCCGGCCCGGTGATGATCCAGGCCCTGGAAGGCGAGAACGCCGTGCTGGCCCACCGCGACCTGCTGGGTGCCACCAACCCGAAGGATGCTGCTCCGGGTACCATCCGCGCCGATTTCGCTGATTCGATCGACGCCAATGCCGCCCACGGTTCGGATTCGGTCGAGAACGCAGCCAACGAAGTGGCTTACTTCTTTGCTGCCACCGAAGTGGTTTCGCGTTAATTAGAGGTTGAAGTCGTGAACGAGGTCGTACAGACACCCGCCATCCAGCCGCTGCCGAAAACGGCAGCGACCGCTGGCAAGCAGAACCTGCTCGACCTTGATCGCGCGGGCCTGGAGCATTTCTTCGTCGATATTCTTGGCGAAAAGAAGTTCCGTGCCCATCAGGTGATGAAGTGGATCCATCATCGCTACGTCACCGATTTCGATCAGATGACCGACCTCGGCAAGTCGCTGCGCGCCAAGCTGCAGCAGCATGCCGAGGTCGTCGTCCCGAATATCGTGTTCGACAAGCCCTCGACCGATGGCACCCATAAGTGGTTGCTGGCGATGGGCGTGGATGGCAAGAACGCCATCGAAACCGTCTATATCCCCGACAAGACCCGCGGCACGCTGTGCGTGTCTTCGCAAGTTGGTTGTGCATTGAACTGCACGTTCTGCTCAACCGCTACCCAGGGTTTCAACCGCAACCTCAGCACCGCCGAGATCATCGGCCAGGTGTGGATCGCTGCGCGTCACCTGGGCAATGTGCCGCACCAGATGCGCCGCCTCACCAACGTGGTGATGATGGGCATGGGCGAGCCGTTGATGAATTTCGACAACGTCATCCGCGCGATGAGCATCATGCGCGATGACCTGGGTTATGGACTGGCCAACAAGCGCGTGACCTTGTCCACCTCGGGCCTGGTGCCGCAGATCGATCGCCTGTCGGTCGAGAGCGATGTGTCGCTGGCGGTGTCGCTGCATGCGCCCAACGACGAGCTGCGCGAGACGCTGGTGCCGCTCAACAAGAAATACCCGATCGCCGAGCTGATGGCTTCCTGCGCGCGTTACCTGCGCGGCAACAAGAAGCGTGACTCGGTGACCTTTGAATACACCTTGATGAAGGGCATCAACGACCAGCCCGAGCATGCCCGACAGCTGGCCCGCTTGATGCGCCAGTTCGACAACGCGGTGCAGGCCAAGGATTCGGGCAAGGTCAACCTGATTCCGTTCAATCCGTTTCCGGGTACCCGCTATGAGCGCTCGGACGAAGAACAGATCCGTGCCTTCCAGAAGATCCTGCTCGATTCGCAGGTGCTGACCATGGTGCGCCGTACCCGTGGCGATGACATCGATGCTGCCTGTGGCCAGCTCAAGGGGCAGGTGATGGATCGCACGCGCCGCCAGGCCGAGTTCAACCGTCTGCTGCAGGAACAGGAAGGCGGGGATGCGGTCGCCTGATCGCTGGGTATTGTTGCTGGTTCTGGTCGCGCTCACCGCAGCGTGCGGGCGCGGTGACCTCAAGCTGGGCCGGCCGCAGATCGTGGCGCCGGACTACAGCGTCAAACAGGACAAGACCGCGCACAAGCGCATGCGCTACCAAGAGTTCCTGCGCCTGTCCGGCGATCGCTTTGGCCGTGGCCAGCTCGACGAGGCGCTGCAGTTCGCGCGCTCGGCACAGAAGCTGGAGCCCGCCTCGCCTGATGCCTACACCATGCAGGCGGTGATCGAAGGGCATAGGGGCCAAGCCGAGGCGGCCGGGGCGCTTTATCGCAAGGCCGCCGAACTGGCGCCGCAGCAGGGTGATGTACTCAATAATTATGGCGCCTGGCTGTGCAGCAACGGCCATCCGGCCGAGGCGCTGGTCTGGTTTGACCGCGCCCTGGCTGACCCGAATTACGGTGGCCGTGCCGATGCCCTGGCCAATGCCGGCGGCTGTGCACTGGAAGCCGGCCAGCGCGAGCGCGCCGAAGAGAATCTTCGCCAGGCCCTGGCCCTGGCGCCGGCCAACGCCTATGCGTTGGAGTCGATGACCCGCAATGAAGTGCTCAACGGTCGCTATTTTGAGGCCCGGGCCTTCTACCAGCGGCGTTTGGCGGCTGCGCCGGCCACGGTTTCCGTGTTACAACTTGCCATTCAGATTGAAGAGCGACTCGGCGACAGGATGGCGGCCGGTCGGTTCCAACAGCGGTTGCGCGAAGAGTTTCCTTCAGCGGCAACCTCGAATCCCCAAGGCTGATGCATTGTGATCAATGATCCGGGTGTAAATGCTTTAGAAGGTGTAATGGGTTGCGGCGAGCAGCTGCGCAAGGCGCGCGAGGCTGCCGGGTTGTCGTTGGACCAGGTTGCCGGGCAGTTGCGCATGCCGGTGCAGGTGGTCGGCGCGCTGGAGGCGGAGCAGTGGGATCGCCTGGGTGCGCCGGTTTTCGTGCGCGGCCAGCTGCGCAGTTATGCGCGCCTGCTGAAGGTCGACCTCGGCGGGCTGCTGGAGCAGGCGCGGCTCGCGCCGGTCGAGCCGCCGAAGCTGGTCAGCCACACCCACACCCCGCGGCTGCGGCGTGCGGCCGAGAACATCGGCCGGCGTGCGGTCTACGTGGTGATCACCGCCGTGCTGGCAGTGCCTGTCTGGTACGTTATCAGCGGCAATTCCAATAGTTCGCCGCCCAGTACCGCCTCGTTGGACGTGGTTCCGGCGCCGGACGCCGCTGGCCAGCCGGCCGCACCGGTTCAGGCGCCCGCTGCGGCACCAGCCCCCGACAATGGCCCCTATATCGCCTCGATGGCGCCGCTGGCGCGGCCCGCAGCGGCGGCACCGTCGGCGCTGACGCTGACCTTCAAGGGCGACAGCTGGGTGGATATTTCCGCCCCGGACGGCGCCACGGTTGAAAAGGCGATGGTGCGGGCCGGTGAACGGCGCAGCTTTGCTGCCGGCCAGGTGGGCCGCATGGTGCTGGGCAATGCGGCCGAGGTCGAGGTTCAGCAGGCGGCGGGTAACGTCGACCTGGCTCCGTACAAGCGCGGTAATGTGGCCCGCTTTACGGTATCCTCTGACGGCTCCGTGGCGCCGGTTTCACACTGAAACCAGGCGTCGAACAAAACAACAAGGCTCCCCTCCGGGGTGAGCGAGAGTACGCATGGCGATTGACGACCTGCTCGACGAGCACGAACAAAGCGAACGTGTCCGCACGTGGCTGCGCAAGAATGGCGCCGGGATTATCGGCGGGGTAGTTCTCGGTATTGGCGCTATTGCCGGTTGGCAGTGGTGGCAGAAAGAGCAGGTCGGCAAGTTGGCTGATGCCAACGTCCGTTATGAAGCGGTGGCGCGCAGCCTGCAGTCCAAGAACCTGGACGAGGCGGCCAAAGAGGTTGCGGCGCTCGGCGGCGGCAAGGCAGGCATCTATGCCGACTTGGCTTCGCTGGAACTGGCCAAGGCCCAGGTCGAGGCGGGCAAGAGCGAGGACGCGATCAAGACGCTGCGCGCGCTCAAGGTCGAGGGGGAGTTCAAGACCCTGATCGACCAGCGCATCGCGCGGCTGCTGATTGAAACCGGCAAGCCCCAGGACGCTGCGACCTTGCTGGGCGCGGCCGACGACAGTTCCGGTCTGGAAATCCGTGGTGATGCCTTGATCGCGCAGGGCAAGCGTGATGAAGCGCGTGAGCTGTATACCCAAGCGCTGGCCAAGCTGGACGTGGCTGCACCGCAGCGCCGCTTGCTGGAAACCAAATTGATGGACGCCGGCGGCACCGTGGCTGATCCTGCAGCGGAGAAGAATTGATGAAGTTCAAGCATGTTGCAGGCATTGCCTTGATGGCAGTGGCCTTGACCGGTTGTTCCACGGTGAAGGGTTGGTTTGCTGGTAAGGATGCTGCGGCCAAGAAGGCGCTGGAGCCGGCCGAGCTGACCAAGTTCGAGCCGACCGCGCGGGTCAACAAGATCTGGTCGGCCAACGTCGGCAAGGGCGAGGGCCGAATCGGCCTGCGTCAGGGTCCGGTGGTTGCCGATGGTCGCGTCTACGCGGCAGCGGTGCAGGGCGGCGTGCATGCGCTGGACCTGCAGACCGGCAAGGAAATCTGGGAATACAGCCCGGCCAAGGAAAAGAAGAAGCCCAAGCTGCGTCTTTCCGGTGGTCCGGGTGCCGGCGATGGGCTGGTGGTGATCGGCACGCTGGACGGGCAGGTGATCGCACTGGACGCCGCCAACGGCAGCGAAAAGTGGAAGTCCAAGGTGACCGGCGAAGTGATTGCCGCCCCCGCCGTGGCGCAGGGCCTGGTGTTCGTGCGCAGCAATGATGGCCGCACCACCGCGCTGGATGCCGCCACCGGCGAACAGCGCTGGTTCAATGCGCAGGAACTGCCTTCGCTGACTGTGCGTGGCAACGCGCCGGTGGTGACCGGCCCGGGCGTGCTGTTCATCGGCAACGACGACGGTACTGTCGCGGCGCTATCCATGCAGGATGGTCGCCCGCTGTGGGAACAGATGGTGGGTACGCCGGAAGGCCGTACCGAGCTGGAGCGCATGGCGGATATCGACGGCGCCCCGGTGCTGGAAGGCAACACGCTGTACGTGACCAGCTTCAAGAACCAGACCATGGCCATCGAAGGCCCGACCGGTCGCCCGATGTGGTCGCGTGACCATGGCGGTGGCGGCGGTGTTGCGGTGTCTTCCGGCAATGTCGTGGTTACCGACGGCAAGGGTTCTGTATACGGGCTGGACAAGAATTCCGGCTCGGCAATGTGGTCACAGCAGGCGCTGGCGCGCCGCTCGCTGACCGGTGCCGCCATCCAGGGTGACTATGCCGTGGTGGGGGATTACAAGGGATATCTGCATTGGCTGCGGTTGAGCGATGGTGAATTGGCTGCGCGTGAGAAGAGCGGTGGTGATGCTCTGCTGGCGCAGCCGGTCGTTGCCGACGGCATCCTGCTGGTGCAGAACGTTGATGGAAAGCTGACCGCATTCCGGTTGGCCCAATAAGGAGTTATAGCGATGCTGCCTTTGGTCGCCCTGGTTGGACGGCCGAACGTCGGTAAGTCCACTATTTTCAATCTGTTGACCCGTACGCGTGATGCGCTGGTCCATGACCAGCCGGGTGTTACCCGCGATCGCAATTACGGTGTCTGCCGTCTTGATGAGGACAATCCCTTCCTGATCGTCGATACCGGTGGTATCGCCGGTGAAGAGGAAGGGCTGGCTGGCGCCACTGCGCGCCAAGCCCGAGCCGCCGCCGGTGAGGCGGATCTGATCGTATTTGTTGTTGACGCGCGTGATGGCACGTCGGCCCTGGATGACGAGATCCTGTCTTGGCTGCGCAAACTTGCGCGGCCTACGTTGCTGTTGATCAACAAGATCGACGGCACGGACGAACATGGCGTTCGTTCGGAGTTTTCCCGTTATGGCTTCAGCGAGATGCTGACTGTCTCTGCCGCACACCGGCAGGGCATCGACGATCTGGTTGAGGAAATTGTCGAGCGCATGCCCGAAGAAGGCACGGCCGAGACCCTGGACAACGATCCGGATCGCATCCGCATTGCCTTCGTTGGCCGCCCCAATGTGGGCAAGTCGACGCTGGTGAACCGCATCCTCGGCGAGGAGCGGATGATTGCGTCCGAGGTGCCCGGCACCACCCGCGATTCGATTGCGGTGGACCTGGAGCGCGAGGGCCAGCTGTACCGCTTGATCGACACCGCCGGTCTGCGTCGCAAGGCGCGGGTCGAGGAAGTGGTCGAAAAGTTCAGCGTGGTCAAGACGCTGCGCTCGATCGAGCAGTGTCAGGTGGCGGTGCTGATGCTGGATGCCCACGAGGGCGTGACCGATCAGGATGCCAGCGTGCTGGGCGCGGTGCTGGATGCCGGTCGTGCGCTGGTCATTGCGATCAACAAGTGGGACGGCCTGAGCGAGTATGACAAGCAGCAGGCTGAAAC from Stenotrophomonas nitritireducens includes these protein-coding regions:
- the rlmN gene encoding 23S rRNA (adenine(2503)-C(2))-methyltransferase RlmN, with translation MNEVVQTPAIQPLPKTAATAGKQNLLDLDRAGLEHFFVDILGEKKFRAHQVMKWIHHRYVTDFDQMTDLGKSLRAKLQQHAEVVVPNIVFDKPSTDGTHKWLLAMGVDGKNAIETVYIPDKTRGTLCVSSQVGCALNCTFCSTATQGFNRNLSTAEIIGQVWIAARHLGNVPHQMRRLTNVVMMGMGEPLMNFDNVIRAMSIMRDDLGYGLANKRVTLSTSGLVPQIDRLSVESDVSLAVSLHAPNDELRETLVPLNKKYPIAELMASCARYLRGNKKRDSVTFEYTLMKGINDQPEHARQLARLMRQFDNAVQAKDSGKVNLIPFNPFPGTRYERSDEEQIRAFQKILLDSQVLTMVRRTRGDDIDAACGQLKGQVMDRTRRQAEFNRLLQEQEGGDAVA
- a CDS encoding helix-turn-helix domain-containing protein, which encodes MINDPGVNALEGVMGCGEQLRKAREAAGLSLDQVAGQLRMPVQVVGALEAEQWDRLGAPVFVRGQLRSYARLLKVDLGGLLEQARLAPVEPPKLVSHTHTPRLRRAAENIGRRAVYVVITAVLAVPVWYVISGNSNSSPPSTASLDVVPAPDAAGQPAAPVQAPAAAPAPDNGPYIASMAPLARPAAAAPSALTLTFKGDSWVDISAPDGATVEKAMVRAGERRSFAAGQVGRMVLGNAAEVEVQQAAGNVDLAPYKRGNVARFTVSSDGSVAPVSH
- the galU gene encoding UTP--glucose-1-phosphate uridylyltransferase GalU, with the translated sequence MQGRIRKAVFPVAGLGTRFLPATKTVPKEMLPIIDRPLIQYAVDEAIEAGCDTLIFITNRYKHAVADYFDKAYELEQKLERAGKQEQLELIRHVLPKGVRAVFVTQAEALGLGHAVLCAKAIVGDEPFAVLLPDDLIWNRGEGALKQMADLNEASGASVIAVEDVPHDKTGSYGIVATDKFDGRKGHITQIVEKPKPEDAPSDLAVVGRYVLSPKIFDLLEATGTGAGGEIQLTDAIAQLLKSEPVDAYRFEGKRFDCGTHLGLVEATVRFALENEKLAGPARAMMQKMLAE
- a CDS encoding TetR/AcrR family transcriptional regulator, whose protein sequence is MGKPASFSTKDRILGAAEELFAQYGFAGTSLRQVTSHADVNIAAVNYHFGSKDNLVNEVFRRRMDEMTAARLGQLEQARSAHPGELRAVLAAFVEPALALAQDRQSGGAFVRVIARAYAEKNDNLRKFLSDHYGHVLREFGKAIGACVPGLSKEELYWRLDFLAGSLTYAMADFGLIKRPANISEAEHRSKAAQELIHFAEAGFRASVRSPASPAVS
- the pilW gene encoding type IV pilus biogenesis/stability protein PilW codes for the protein MLLVLVALTAACGRGDLKLGRPQIVAPDYSVKQDKTAHKRMRYQEFLRLSGDRFGRGQLDEALQFARSAQKLEPASPDAYTMQAVIEGHRGQAEAAGALYRKAAELAPQQGDVLNNYGAWLCSNGHPAEALVWFDRALADPNYGGRADALANAGGCALEAGQRERAEENLRQALALAPANAYALESMTRNEVLNGRYFEARAFYQRRLAAAPATVSVLQLAIQIEERLGDRMAAGRFQQRLREEFPSAATSNPQG
- a CDS encoding acetyl-CoA C-acyltransferase codes for the protein MTKQIQDAYIVAATRTPVGKAPKGMFRNTRPDDMLAHVLRSVVAQAPGVDVNRIDDAIIGCAMPEAEQGMNVARIGVLLAGLPNTIAAQTVNRFCSSGLQAVAMAADQIRLGNSDLMLAGGTESMSMVPMMGNKIAMAPSVFDNDHVAIAYGMGITAEKVAEEWKVSREEQDAFALASHQKAIAAIQNGEFKDEISPYEIVSHLPDLADGKRIITRNKLADTDEGPRLDSSAEGLAKLRPVFRNGQFGGSVTAGNSSQMSDGAGAVLLASEQAIKDYGLTPLARFVSFSVAGVRAEVMGIGPIAAIPKALKQAGLSQDQLDWIELNEAFAAQSLAVIRDCGLDPSKVNPLGGAIALGHPLGATGAIRTATLLHGLRRRQQKYGMVTMCIGTGMGAAGIFESL
- a CDS encoding YfgM family protein, coding for MAIDDLLDEHEQSERVRTWLRKNGAGIIGGVVLGIGAIAGWQWWQKEQVGKLADANVRYEAVARSLQSKNLDEAAKEVAALGGGKAGIYADLASLELAKAQVEAGKSEDAIKTLRALKVEGEFKTLIDQRIARLLIETGKPQDAATLLGAADDSSGLEIRGDALIAQGKRDEARELYTQALAKLDVAAPQRRLLETKLMDAGGTVADPAAEKN
- the ndk gene encoding nucleoside-diphosphate kinase; amino-acid sequence: MALERTLSIIKPDAVAKNVIGEIYARFEKAGLKVVAAKYKQLSRREAEGFYAVHRERPFFNALVEFMISGPVMIQALEGENAVLAHRDLLGATNPKDAAPGTIRADFADSIDANAAHGSDSVENAANEVAYFFAATEVVSR
- a CDS encoding 3-hydroxyacyl-CoA dehydrogenase/enoyl-CoA hydratase family protein, producing the protein MSNSLLVRRAAVLGAGVMGAQIAAHLTNAGVDTVLFDLAAKEGPADGIVLKAIANLGKLSPAPLASKALAEAITPANYDSGLEQLRDCDLIIEAIAERMDWKQDLYKKIAPFVNEHAVLASNTSGLGINKLADVLPEELRHRLTGVHFFNPPRYMHLAELIPAKATDKAVLEGLETFLTTNLGKGVVYAKDTPNFIGNRIGVFSILSTIHHTQQFGLGFDEVDGLTGPLVGRPKSATYRTSDVVGLDTMAHVIKTMGDTLPDDPWHKYFNAPAWLGALISKGALGQKTGAGIFRKVGKDIMVLDIEKQDYRPADRAAAPEVVEILKIKNPAEKFAKLRESQHPHAQFLWATFRDLFHYSAYHLADIAETARDVDLAIRWGYGWSLGPFETWQAAGWKQVAQWIADDIAAGKSMSNAPLPAWVLDGRDGVHAAEGSYSPTQNALVPRSSLPVYQRQRFPDALLGEKFAQGETVFENDGIRLWTDGDGIGVISFKTKMNTVSDQVLDGIQHAIGLSEKQFKGVVIWQNKEPFSAGADLSGALGALKAGKFAEFEAMVANFQRTSQRIKYATVPVVTAVRGLALGGGCEFQMHAAKSVAALESYIGLVEAGVGLLPAGGGLKEIAVRASQAAGADGDVFAELKKTFETVAMAKVSNSAVNAKELGLMRGTDKVVFNSFELLHIAKAEVTALAEGGYRPPLPARRIRVAGDVGIATFKMMLVNMLEGRFISPYDYEIAERIATVLCGGKVDRNTLVDEEWLLTLERKHFVELAQQEKTQARIAHMLTTGKPLRN